In a genomic window of bacterium:
- a CDS encoding ATP-binding protein codes for DTEPRKALTRKQLRELATCTWIDAHHNIAITGPTGVGKTYVACALAQQACRKGYRALYRRAPRLMDEITLARADGTYPRLLTRIARMDVLVIDDWGLVAVGDRERRELLEIMEDRYEQRSTVLCSQLPVEKWHDQIGDPTVADAICDRLLHNAHRIVLEGESRRRKTQPA; via the coding sequence AGACACCGAGCCGCGCAAGGCCCTGACTCGCAAGCAGCTGCGAGAGCTTGCGACCTGCACCTGGATCGACGCGCATCACAACATCGCGATCACCGGCCCCACCGGCGTCGGCAAGACCTACGTGGCCTGCGCCCTGGCACAACAAGCCTGCCGCAAGGGCTACCGCGCGCTCTACCGCCGCGCGCCCCGGCTGATGGACGAGATCACGCTCGCCCGGGCCGACGGCACCTACCCCAGGCTGTTGACCCGTATTGCCCGCATGGACGTGCTCGTCATCGACGACTGGGGGCTGGTCGCCGTCGGCGATCGAGAACGACGCGAGCTGCTCGAAATCATGGAGGACCGCTACGAACAGCGCTCGACCGTGCTCTGCAGCCAGCTCCCTGTCGAAAAATGGCATGACCAGATCGGCGATCCCACCGTCGCCGACGCGATCTGTGACCGACTCCTGCACAATGCTCACCGAATCGTGCTAGAAGGCGAGTCCAGAAGGAGGAAGACCCAGCCAGCCTGA